The Candidatus Zymogenus saltonus genome has a window encoding:
- a CDS encoding PIG-L family deacetylase translates to MKNTKDRILVVAPHADDETIGMGGTIARLVDEGNIVTVAVMTGHGEVDPHPLWPSSLWETIRGEFREAMEILGVTDYIFREIPAVMVADQKIHELNKITGDIIEEIKPDILYIPFINDLHKDHRELFHSFSVHWRPHLPLGRKMREVYAYETVSETHLNFPYVEGGFIPNAFVDISGYIEVKLSAMARFKSQIIDFPHPRSIEAVRALAAWRGSQISAQAAEAFVMVRRIV, encoded by the coding sequence TTGAAAAATACAAAAGACAGGATTCTCGTTGTTGCCCCTCACGCCGACGACGAGACGATAGGGATGGGAGGAACGATCGCGAGGCTGGTCGACGAGGGCAACATTGTCACCGTCGCTGTAATGACCGGACACGGCGAGGTTGACCCCCACCCCCTCTGGCCGTCGTCCCTATGGGAGACGATCCGGGGGGAGTTTCGCGAGGCGATGGAGATTCTCGGGGTAACCGACTACATCTTCAGGGAGATCCCGGCGGTCATGGTGGCCGATCAAAAGATCCACGAGCTGAACAAGATAACGGGAGATATAATAGAGGAAATTAAGCCGGATATACTCTACATCCCCTTTATCAATGACCTCCACAAGGATCACCGGGAGCTCTTTCACTCCTTTTCCGTCCACTGGAGGCCGCACCTCCCCCTTGGAAGAAAGATGAGGGAGGTCTACGCCTACGAGACGGTGAGCGAGACGCACCTCAACTTCCCCTACGTGGAGGGGGGATTCATCCCGAACGCCTTCGTCGACATAAGCGGCTACATCGAGGTGAAGCTCTCCGCCATGGCCCGATTCAAGAGCCAGATCATCGATTTCCCACACCCCCGCTCCATCGAGGCTGTGAGGGCCCTCGCTGCGTGGCGCGGCTCCCAGATAAGTGCTCAGGCCGCCGAGGCGTTTGTGATGGTGAGGAGAATTGTCTGA
- a CDS encoding sulfatase: protein MDNKLSRRDLMRYGGSLLTAAALSGGSGYLLSSGLAFGEEQKNLPNIVFIMTDDMGYGDLGCYGGKSIRTPNIDRLAAEGMRFTDFYVCSPVCSPSRYGLLTGRYPARVDLNLALIPDEIPLKTKLEYGFYEKIGLLGILDLGDPGSCVGIPADEYTLAEGLKDAGYATCIIGKWHLGYAPEYSPNLNGFDYFYGSPGVNDMKPFILMRNDTVLEGHITDQTTLTKRYTVEAVDFIERSKDAPFFLYFAHTFPHHPYHASDDFLGKSKGGLYGDTVEEIDWSVGEVLKKLDELGLSENTIVVFTNDNGQLFEGSPAGMRGCKGLTYEGGVRVPMIARWPGVIRPGTVNKGAAINLDFYPTFLSIAGVPLPDDRPIDGRNMMHMFKGDESSPNEAIYYYHAEKVEAIRVGRWKYMRKHNVYVWPSNLQFKGPWLFDMEVDPNERYNVGHTYPEVMKELEAMIVKWEGSFEPKKW from the coding sequence ATGGATAATAAGTTATCGAGAAGAGACCTGATGAGGTATGGGGGTTCCCTTTTGACGGCGGCGGCATTGAGCGGGGGATCGGGCTACCTTCTCTCATCGGGGCTCGCCTTTGGGGAGGAGCAGAAGAACCTTCCCAATATAGTCTTTATCATGACCGACGACATGGGATACGGCGACCTCGGCTGCTACGGCGGCAAGAGCATAAGGACCCCGAATATTGACCGGCTGGCAGCCGAGGGAATGAGGTTCACGGACTTCTACGTATGCTCCCCGGTTTGTTCCCCGTCGAGGTACGGTCTCTTGACTGGACGGTACCCCGCCCGGGTCGACCTGAACCTCGCCCTCATCCCGGACGAGATCCCCTTAAAAACAAAACTTGAGTATGGCTTTTACGAGAAGATAGGCCTTTTAGGGATACTCGACCTGGGGGATCCTGGGAGTTGCGTGGGGATTCCAGCGGACGAGTACACGCTGGCCGAGGGGCTGAAGGATGCGGGCTACGCCACGTGCATTATAGGCAAGTGGCACCTGGGTTATGCGCCGGAATATTCACCCAACCTCAACGGCTTCGACTACTTCTACGGCTCCCCGGGCGTAAACGACATGAAGCCTTTTATCCTTATGAGAAACGACACGGTCCTCGAAGGGCATATAACGGATCAGACAACCCTGACGAAGAGGTATACGGTGGAGGCGGTCGATTTCATCGAGCGCTCGAAGGACGCGCCGTTCTTCCTCTACTTTGCCCACACGTTTCCCCACCATCCGTACCACGCCTCGGACGACTTTTTGGGGAAATCGAAGGGGGGTCTCTACGGGGACACGGTGGAGGAGATCGACTGGAGCGTCGGCGAGGTCTTAAAAAAGCTTGACGAGCTGGGACTTTCCGAAAACACAATTGTGGTCTTTACAAACGACAACGGCCAGCTCTTCGAGGGAAGCCCCGCCGGGATGCGGGGGTGCAAGGGGCTGACCTACGAGGGGGGAGTCCGCGTCCCGATGATAGCCCGCTGGCCGGGGGTGATAAGGCCGGGAACGGTAAACAAGGGTGCCGCCATCAACCTCGATTTCTATCCGACGTTTCTATCCATAGCCGGAGTTCCCCTCCCGGACGACCGCCCTATAGACGGCAGGAACATGATGCACATGTTCAAGGGTGACGAAAGCTCCCCCAACGAGGCGATCTACTATTACCACGCGGAGAAGGTAGAGGCGATCAGGGTCGGCAGGTGGAAGTACATGCGAAAGCACAACGTCTACGTCTGGCCGAGCAACCTCCAGTTCAAGGGTCCCTGGCTCTTCGACATGGAGGTTGACCCGAACGAGCGCTACAACGTGGGCCACACCTACCCTGAAGTGATGAAGGAGCTGGAGGCTATGATCGTCAAGTGGGAAGGCTCCTTTGAGCCGAAGAAGTGGTAG
- a CDS encoding alkaline phosphatase family protein, producing the protein MYDRVIVLGIDGIDPNLMDKFISEGDVPNFKVLAQTGSYSRLGASNPPQSPVSWSNIGTGADSGGHGVFDFIVRNPKNYMPDLGVLKINRKNVLGIREKMFDPTSLAKFFWDYTSEAGIPSFSIRWPMTFPPGNGSGKLLAGLGVPDIKGGLGRYTFFSSAEPDKSKEGWEKIVQLKFKGEGANQVAETKIVGPSVAGLTGAKDSTIPLKIIRGGGDGLILEVAGKAVEANAGKWTEWVPMEFSGGALKKVSGIGRFYVVSTEPETGIYLTPLQVNPQDPCFIISRTDDYAGEIAKNIGGLYHTLGIPEDTKPVNEGVLDDDAFISMCDDIMVEREKMLDYGLGNFKEGVFSFVIDTTDRIQHMFWRFLDKEHPLYTKEGEARYGGIIRDYYKRTDKIIGDILSGHVDDKTLLIVCSDHGFTSFRKGFHVNRWLVDNELMTLKSEPDPKDSDGGALFRGVDWKKTKAYSLGFSSIYLNLKGRESGGIVEAGEAKKLRDKIRAELVKAVDPETGGRIFRNVYEANDIYSEKYIEDSPDLIVGFEAGYRMSWQTAIGGTPRGLLAPNNKQWSGDHIVDPEIVPGILFSNAKTKGKAPRGMDVAPTVLKAVGIKPDRSIKGDPFI; encoded by the coding sequence ATGTATGACAGAGTGATTGTTTTGGGCATCGACGGGATCGACCCAAATCTGATGGATAAGTTTATTTCCGAAGGCGACGTGCCCAACTTCAAGGTGCTGGCTCAGACCGGTTCCTATTCACGACTCGGCGCCTCCAACCCGCCCCAGAGCCCCGTTTCCTGGAGCAATATCGGGACTGGGGCGGACTCCGGCGGTCACGGCGTCTTCGATTTTATCGTGAGAAACCCCAAAAACTACATGCCGGACCTCGGGGTTTTGAAGATCAACCGAAAGAACGTCCTTGGCATAAGGGAGAAGATGTTCGACCCCACCTCCCTGGCGAAGTTCTTCTGGGACTACACCTCGGAGGCTGGGATTCCCTCCTTCTCCATCCGATGGCCGATGACCTTCCCGCCGGGTAACGGATCGGGTAAGCTCCTTGCGGGCCTCGGGGTGCCGGACATCAAGGGGGGGCTGGGGAGGTACACCTTCTTCTCCTCCGCGGAGCCTGACAAGTCTAAGGAGGGTTGGGAGAAGATCGTACAGCTCAAGTTCAAGGGGGAGGGCGCCAATCAGGTTGCGGAGACGAAGATCGTAGGGCCTTCGGTCGCAGGCCTCACCGGCGCCAAGGATTCCACGATACCCCTCAAGATTATCAGGGGGGGAGGGGACGGGCTGATCCTCGAGGTTGCCGGAAAGGCGGTGGAGGCGAATGCGGGGAAGTGGACGGAGTGGGTTCCCATGGAGTTTTCGGGCGGAGCTTTGAAAAAGGTCTCCGGAATAGGGCGCTTTTACGTCGTGAGCACAGAGCCGGAGACCGGCATATATCTTACGCCGCTTCAGGTCAACCCCCAAGATCCCTGCTTCATTATATCCCGCACCGACGATTACGCGGGAGAGATAGCAAAGAACATCGGGGGGCTGTATCACACCCTGGGCATCCCAGAGGACACGAAACCTGTGAACGAGGGGGTCCTCGATGACGACGCCTTCATCTCCATGTGCGACGACATCATGGTGGAGCGGGAGAAGATGTTGGATTACGGCCTCGGAAATTTCAAGGAGGGGGTTTTCTCCTTCGTTATCGACACCACCGACAGGATACAACACATGTTCTGGCGGTTTCTGGACAAGGAGCATCCCCTCTACACAAAGGAAGGCGAGGCAAGATACGGGGGCATCATCCGGGACTACTACAAGCGCACGGACAAGATCATAGGCGATATCCTCTCCGGCCACGTGGACGACAAGACCCTCCTTATCGTTTGCTCCGACCACGGCTTTACGAGCTTCAGGAAGGGCTTCCACGTAAACCGTTGGCTTGTCGATAACGAATTGATGACATTAAAAAGCGAGCCGGACCCGAAAGACAGTGACGGGGGGGCGCTTTTCAGGGGTGTCGACTGGAAGAAGACGAAGGCCTACTCCCTCGGCTTTTCGAGCATCTACCTTAACCTGAAGGGGAGGGAGTCGGGGGGTATCGTCGAGGCGGGGGAGGCAAAAAAATTAAGGGACAAGATCAGGGCGGAGCTTGTCAAGGCGGTCGATCCGGAGACGGGCGGGCGGATCTTCAGAAACGTCTACGAGGCGAACGACATATACTCAGAAAAATATATCGAGGATTCACCCGATCTGATAGTCGGCTTCGAGGCCGGGTACAGGATGAGCTGGCAGACGGCGATAGGGGGAACCCCGAGAGGACTTTTGGCCCCCAACAACAAGCAGTGGAGCGGAGACCACATAGTGGACCCGGAGATCGTCCCCGGGATACTCTTTTCCAACGCGAAGACAAAGGGAAAGGCCCCGAGAGGTATGGACGTGGCTCCCACGGTGCTGAAGGCTGTAGGGATAAAGCCGGATCGTTCCATCAAGGGGGATCCCTTTATATAA
- a CDS encoding nodulation protein, whose protein sequence is MMNIIGYFHGVDPAACLVVDGEIVAYVEEERLIRFKHAWDIFPIRSIDFCLKKGGIKIEDVDRFAYGWDLPRYTNGEMRSFFDGVNKEHPPGPGTVSWQNWVINFFNEKSARERLRLNLVKFFGKAEAPNLISHPHHASHAASAYFTSPFDEALVFTIDGSGDTQCATLWKGEGDKLAMIHEITIPHSLGWFYAAITEFLGFKAYDGEYKVMGLAAYGRENLKFRKGLEKVVPQAKNGYDYAVDSKYIHNGPHTYSDRFTDNLVDILGIKPRQGEVPLEPIHEDLAFEVQRLLEERVLTLLAHFRDETGMKNLCIGGGVALNVKMNSRIHKSGLFDDIFIFPIPSDSGNGIGAALGAYHVLTKKRPGKLKHVYFGPEFDDDDIELQLKGCGLKYKRCDDIAQDTAGLIADGKVVAWFQGGLEGGPRALGARSILADPRDTASRDRVNSAIKFREYWRPFCPSILEERAERYMKRAVKAPYMILAFDATDEAKTECPAVVHVDNTLRAQTVGKEHNRRYYDLIAAFERKTGVGAVLNTSFNIKGEAIVASPRDALRTFWSTGIDALAIGSCLVTKPDNPMPLKPEEVIR, encoded by the coding sequence ATGATGAACATAATAGGATACTTTCACGGGGTTGACCCCGCCGCTTGTCTCGTAGTAGACGGCGAGATCGTCGCCTACGTCGAGGAGGAGCGGCTTATACGATTTAAGCACGCCTGGGACATATTCCCCATAAGGTCGATCGACTTCTGCCTCAAAAAGGGGGGGATCAAGATCGAAGACGTCGACCGTTTCGCCTACGGTTGGGACCTCCCGAGATACACCAATGGTGAGATGCGAAGCTTCTTCGACGGCGTAAACAAAGAGCACCCACCGGGCCCGGGCACCGTCTCTTGGCAGAACTGGGTAATAAACTTCTTCAACGAAAAGAGCGCAAGGGAGAGGCTCCGCCTGAACCTCGTAAAGTTTTTTGGAAAGGCCGAGGCGCCGAATCTCATCTCCCACCCCCACCACGCCTCCCACGCGGCATCCGCATATTTCACCTCCCCCTTCGACGAGGCGCTCGTCTTCACGATAGACGGCTCCGGCGACACCCAGTGCGCCACCCTCTGGAAGGGCGAGGGGGACAAGCTGGCCATGATCCACGAGATAACCATACCCCACTCGCTGGGGTGGTTCTACGCCGCGATCACGGAGTTTCTGGGATTCAAGGCCTACGACGGCGAATACAAGGTCATGGGGCTTGCCGCCTACGGGAGGGAAAACCTAAAGTTCAGGAAGGGATTGGAAAAGGTCGTCCCTCAGGCGAAAAACGGGTACGACTATGCGGTGGACTCCAAATACATCCACAACGGCCCCCACACCTACTCCGACCGCTTCACCGACAACCTCGTCGACATCCTCGGGATTAAACCCAGACAGGGAGAGGTTCCTCTGGAGCCGATCCACGAGGACCTCGCCTTCGAGGTGCAGCGTCTCTTAGAGGAGCGGGTTCTGACCCTTCTCGCCCACTTCAGGGATGAGACAGGGATGAAAAACCTCTGCATCGGCGGGGGCGTCGCCCTAAACGTCAAGATGAACAGCCGGATACACAAAAGCGGCCTCTTTGACGACATCTTCATCTTCCCGATCCCGTCAGACTCCGGAAACGGAATCGGGGCGGCCCTGGGCGCCTACCACGTCCTCACCAAAAAGCGCCCAGGAAAGCTCAAACACGTCTACTTCGGCCCTGAGTTCGACGACGACGACATCGAGCTTCAGCTAAAGGGGTGCGGCCTCAAATACAAGAGGTGCGATGACATTGCCCAGGACACGGCAGGGCTTATCGCCGACGGCAAGGTGGTCGCCTGGTTCCAAGGGGGGCTGGAGGGAGGGCCGAGGGCGCTGGGGGCCAGATCGATCCTCGCCGACCCTAGGGACACAGCCAGCAGGGACAGGGTGAACAGCGCCATAAAATTCAGGGAGTACTGGAGGCCCTTCTGCCCCAGCATTCTCGAGGAGAGGGCCGAGCGCTACATGAAGCGGGCCGTCAAGGCGCCATACATGATTCTCGCCTTTGACGCCACGGACGAGGCAAAGACGGAGTGCCCGGCGGTGGTCCACGTGGACAATACCTTGAGGGCCCAGACGGTGGGAAAAGAGCACAACCGAAGGTATTACGACCTCATCGCCGCCTTCGAAAGGAAGACCGGCGTCGGGGCGGTTTTGAACACATCGTTCAACATCAAGGGCGAGGCTATCGTCGCCTCCCCCAGGGACGCCTTGCGGACCTTCTGGAGCACCGGCATTGACGCCCTTGCCATCGGGAGCTGCCTCGTGACGAAGCCTGACAATCCCATGCCGCTCAAGCCGGAAGAGGTAATCCGTTAG